A genomic stretch from Cloacibacterium caeni includes:
- a CDS encoding SusC/RagA family TonB-linked outer membrane protein, producing the protein MLIKILNIVNMNVKLKVLTVGALFFIGGQAVMAQKKKDSLDERKIDEVVIVGFGQKKTVQELTGATSIMKSEQIDGVPVASVDKMLQGRVTGVQTGSSSGQPGGMASVRVRGVSSINGVVSPIYVVDGVRVASGDLTTGNTTANILANLNPDDIENVTVLKDAVSTAVYGADAGAGVIVITTKAGKKGKARFNLSMNTGMNERALEGHKGFNMTQWKEYLAYAVMNTYNATPSWGMTFNNIGEVYDYLIAGGEGADLQNIFTTSNDTNWRKEIQKTGYQQNVDFNVSGGNDKLTYYTSANYFNQESIVKGSYFNRMAFTSKVGYQATDKLKLNTDIQISYSKLSTLSQGGAFSNPILAEYFNRPSDPIRNADGSWYWIPSNSRLSNNLYNIPYLQEHNYSRGGTLRGFVNFGAEYKISNNLTYKFVFSPEYINIEEDTYWNPLHGDGFTYGGYQRTSNNRYFNFNVQNILDWNSKFGLHNVGATLIQEAYKSDRKFLQATGITVGTPSLETLQNFVVPYGYDGSKEVSSRYGYAATGHYDYDKLFLLDASYRRDVLSQFVPGKKAGNFWSVGVGVDLARVNFMKEIDAISQMKFRASYGKLGNQVSANPYALFGFTTNYNDFAAATYAGVMNPNLSWETVNPLNIGLDLGFLNNRITVSAEYFNKETKDLIYNLPLSGSQGLTSYVDNIGNLVNKGFEFAVNATILKGGRDGVNWDLGFNLSTLDNEITKLYGGDVNGSTTTIRVGEGVRTWYLRKWAGVDDANGDPLWYINGVDGETTNNYNAAKQAVQGSMLSNIYGGANTNVSYKGFGLDLQFTYGFGGKILDDWARYLWSDGYYSDSYPGYADVMGNFWTPENPTADNPKPMYYYGNKLSSNVSTRFLYDSDYIRLSNARFSYSFNSKLLNGTGLTGAQIYIMANNPWTYVFDDRLKFDPEINLTGSSNLGLPILKSYLLGVNLNF; encoded by the coding sequence TTGTTAATTAAAATATTAAATATTGTTAATATGAATGTAAAATTAAAAGTTTTAACAGTAGGTGCTCTATTTTTTATTGGAGGTCAAGCTGTTATGGCGCAAAAGAAAAAAGATTCTTTGGATGAAAGAAAAATCGACGAAGTTGTAATTGTAGGTTTTGGTCAAAAGAAAACAGTTCAAGAATTAACAGGAGCTACTAGTATTATGAAATCTGAACAAATCGATGGTGTTCCTGTAGCATCGGTTGATAAAATGCTTCAAGGTAGAGTTACTGGTGTGCAAACGGGTAGTTCTTCTGGGCAACCAGGAGGTATGGCAAGTGTTAGAGTGAGAGGTGTATCTTCAATTAATGGTGTTGTTTCTCCGATTTATGTGGTAGATGGAGTAAGAGTTGCTTCTGGTGATTTAACTACTGGCAATACTACTGCTAACATATTGGCTAACTTAAATCCTGATGATATTGAAAATGTGACCGTATTAAAAGATGCAGTTTCTACTGCGGTATATGGTGCTGATGCTGGAGCTGGTGTTATTGTTATTACCACAAAAGCAGGTAAAAAAGGTAAGGCTAGATTTAATCTTTCTATGAATACTGGTATGAACGAGCGTGCGCTTGAAGGTCACAAGGGATTCAATATGACGCAATGGAAAGAGTATTTAGCTTATGCAGTTATGAATACTTATAATGCAACTCCATCATGGGGAATGACATTTAATAATATTGGTGAAGTATATGATTATTTAATAGCTGGAGGAGAAGGAGCTGATCTACAAAATATTTTTACTACTTCTAATGATACTAATTGGAGAAAAGAAATTCAAAAAACGGGATATCAGCAGAATGTAGATTTTAATGTTTCTGGAGGTAACGATAAATTAACTTATTACACTTCTGCAAATTATTTTAATCAGGAAAGTATTGTGAAAGGGTCATATTTCAACAGAATGGCTTTCACAAGTAAAGTTGGTTATCAAGCGACTGATAAATTAAAGTTAAATACAGATATCCAAATATCATACTCAAAACTTAGTACATTAAGTCAAGGTGGAGCATTTTCTAATCCAATTTTAGCTGAATATTTTAACAGACCTTCAGATCCGATTAGAAATGCTGATGGATCATGGTATTGGATTCCAAGTAATTCAAGACTTTCAAATAATCTATATAATATTCCATATCTACAAGAACACAACTATAGTAGAGGGGGAACTTTAAGAGGTTTTGTGAATTTTGGAGCAGAATATAAAATTTCAAATAATTTAACATATAAGTTTGTCTTTTCACCAGAATATATAAATATTGAAGAAGATACCTATTGGAATCCTCTACATGGAGATGGTTTCACTTATGGTGGTTATCAAAGAACATCTAATAATAGATACTTTAATTTTAATGTTCAAAATATTTTAGATTGGAATAGTAAATTTGGTTTACATAATGTAGGTGCAACTTTAATTCAAGAAGCTTATAAGAGTGATAGAAAATTTTTACAAGCAACAGGTATTACAGTAGGAACACCTAGTTTAGAAACGCTACAAAATTTTGTAGTGCCTTATGGCTATGATGGTTCAAAAGAAGTGTCTTCTAGATATGGATATGCAGCTACTGGTCACTATGACTATGACAAGTTATTCTTATTAGATGCATCTTATAGGAGAGATGTATTGTCTCAGTTCGTTCCTGGTAAAAAAGCAGGTAATTTCTGGTCAGTAGGAGTAGGAGTTGATTTAGCTAGAGTTAATTTCATGAAAGAAATTGATGCAATTTCCCAAATGAAATTTAGAGCTTCATATGGTAAATTAGGAAATCAAGTGAGCGCTAATCCATATGCATTATTTGGATTTACTACTAATTATAATGATTTTGCTGCTGCTACTTATGCTGGGGTTATGAATCCTAATTTGTCTTGGGAAACTGTTAATCCTTTGAACATTGGATTAGATTTAGGATTTTTAAATAATAGAATTACCGTTAGTGCGGAATATTTTAACAAGGAAACAAAAGACTTAATCTATAATTTACCGTTATCGGGTTCACAGGGGTTAACATCTTATGTTGATAACATCGGTAATTTGGTAAACAAAGGATTTGAATTTGCTGTAAATGCTACAATTCTTAAAGGAGGTAGAGATGGTGTTAATTGGGATTTAGGATTTAATTTATCTACTCTTGACAATGAAATCACTAAATTATACGGAGGTGATGTTAATGGTAGTACAACAACCATTAGAGTTGGAGAAGGTGTTAGAACTTGGTATTTAAGAAAGTGGGCTGGTGTAGATGATGCGAATGGAGATCCACTATGGTACATTAATGGAGTAGATGGAGAGACTACAAATAATTATAATGCAGCTAAGCAAGCCGTTCAAGGGTCTATGTTAAGTAATATTTATGGTGGTGCAAACACTAATGTTTCTTATAAAGGATTTGGTCTAGACTTGCAATTTACTTATGGATTCGGAGGTAAAATTCTTGATGATTGGGCTAGATATTTATGGTCAGATGGCTATTATTCAGATTCTTACCCTGGTTATGCTGATGTTATGGGTAATTTTTGGACTCCAGAAAACCCAACTGCTGATAATCCAAAACCAATGTACTACTATGGTAATAAATTATCATCAAATGTATCAACAAGATTTTTATATGACTCTGATTATATAAGATTAAGTAATGCGAGATTCTCTTATTCATTTAATAGTAAATTATTAAATGGAACAGGCTTAACAGGAGCGCAAATCTACATCATGGCTAATAATCCTTGGACTTATGTTTTTGATGACAGATTAAAATTTGATCCAGAAATTAACCTTACTGGTTCTTCAAATTTAGGGCTACCAATCCTAAAATCTTATTTATTAGGTGTTAATTTAAATTTTTAA